In a single window of the Delftia tsuruhatensis genome:
- a CDS encoding tripartite tricarboxylate transporter substrate binding protein, whose amino-acid sequence MPHPTRRRALRCGLAAALAPALQPALVQAQDRTQDRAASFPTDNVRMVVPYAAGGATDIVARAVAERLHARWSKPVVIDNRPGAGTTLAAAQVARGPGDGHLLYMTTSAHTISATLYKKLDYDPLKDFAALSLIAKVPLVLVVRPDLGVGDLAGFIRHAQAQPDKASFASPGNGTAQHLAGEMFNTATRSRLVHVPYKGDAPAITDLMGGSVDAMFATLTVVLPHIASGRLKAIALANGRRVEKVPAIPTFAESGLAGFEAATWFGVLAPAALAPPLRERISRDIRAVVDQAELRARLIDLGGEVVSSTPADFESFMQAETRKWQDIARQSGAAIG is encoded by the coding sequence ATGCCCCATCCCACCCGCCGCCGCGCACTGCGCTGCGGCCTGGCCGCCGCATTGGCGCCTGCATTGCAGCCGGCCCTGGTCCAAGCCCAGGACCGCACACAGGACCGCGCCGCCAGCTTCCCCACGGACAACGTGCGCATGGTCGTGCCCTACGCGGCCGGCGGCGCCACCGACATCGTGGCCCGCGCCGTGGCCGAGCGGCTGCACGCCCGCTGGAGCAAACCCGTGGTCATAGACAACCGCCCCGGCGCCGGCACCACGCTGGCCGCGGCCCAGGTGGCGCGCGGCCCGGGCGACGGGCACCTGCTGTACATGACCACCTCGGCCCACACCATCAGCGCCACCCTCTACAAGAAGCTGGACTACGACCCGCTCAAGGATTTTGCGGCGCTGAGCCTGATCGCCAAGGTGCCCCTGGTGCTGGTGGTGCGCCCGGACCTGGGCGTCGGCGACCTGGCCGGCTTCATCCGCCATGCGCAGGCCCAACCGGACAAGGCCAGCTTTGCCTCGCCCGGCAATGGCACGGCCCAGCACCTGGCCGGCGAGATGTTCAACACGGCCACGCGGTCACGCCTGGTCCATGTGCCCTACAAGGGCGATGCCCCGGCCATCACCGACCTCATGGGCGGCTCGGTGGACGCCATGTTCGCCACCCTCACCGTGGTGCTGCCGCATATCGCCTCGGGCCGGCTCAAGGCCATCGCCCTGGCCAACGGCCGCCGCGTGGAGAAGGTGCCCGCCATTCCCACCTTTGCCGAATCGGGACTGGCCGGGTTCGAGGCCGCCACCTGGTTCGGCGTGCTGGCCCCCGCCGCCCTGGCACCGCCACTGCGCGAGCGCATCAGCCGCGACATCCGTGCCGTGGTGGACCAAGCCGAACTGCGCGCCCGCCTGATCGACCTGGGCGGCGAGGTGGTCTCCAGCACGCCGGCCGATTTCGAGTCCTTCATGCAGGCCGAGACGCGCAAGTGGCAGGACATCGCCAGGCAGTCGGGCGCAGCCATCGGCTGA
- a CDS encoding NAD(P)-dependent oxidoreductase yields the protein MHSDNKHPIGFIGLGVMGEPICRNLAQKSGAPVIAFDLDPAPLQRLAADGVQAAASAAEVMARAATIFLSLPSGEVVARLCREPGGLLESARAGQTLVDLSTSPVDTTRALALEFQARGVQFADAPVARTRAAAEAGTLAVMVGAEPALFEALRPLIATFASGIALCGRVGCGQVLKILNNMVLFETVVAFSEAKAIAEKAGVDPAVLFDTLSKGSADSFALRNHGMKAVLPGEFPERAFSVRYARKDLQYALQLAREAGVDARGAAVVDAWFAQALDSGLGEQYHPVISRLIAGHH from the coding sequence ATGCACTCCGACAACAAGCACCCCATCGGCTTCATCGGCCTGGGCGTGATGGGCGAGCCCATCTGCCGCAACCTGGCGCAGAAATCCGGCGCCCCCGTGATCGCCTTCGACCTGGACCCCGCGCCCCTGCAGCGCCTGGCCGCCGATGGCGTGCAGGCCGCCGCCAGCGCGGCCGAGGTGATGGCGCGCGCCGCCACCATCTTCCTGTCCCTGCCCTCGGGCGAAGTCGTGGCCCGTCTGTGCCGCGAGCCCGGCGGGCTGCTGGAGTCGGCGCGCGCAGGCCAGACCCTCGTGGACCTGAGCACCTCCCCCGTCGACACCACGCGCGCCCTGGCCCTGGAATTCCAGGCACGCGGCGTGCAGTTTGCCGATGCGCCCGTGGCCCGCACCCGCGCCGCCGCCGAGGCCGGCACCCTGGCCGTGATGGTGGGCGCCGAGCCCGCGCTGTTCGAGGCGCTGCGCCCGCTGATCGCCACCTTCGCCTCGGGCATCGCCCTGTGCGGCCGCGTGGGCTGCGGCCAGGTGCTCAAGATCCTCAACAACATGGTGCTGTTCGAGACCGTCGTCGCCTTCAGCGAGGCCAAGGCGATTGCAGAGAAGGCCGGCGTCGATCCCGCCGTGCTGTTCGACACCCTGTCCAAGGGCTCGGCTGACAGCTTTGCGCTGCGCAACCACGGCATGAAGGCCGTGCTGCCCGGCGAGTTCCCCGAGCGCGCCTTCTCGGTGCGCTACGCACGCAAGGACCTGCAATACGCCTTGCAGCTCGCCCGCGAGGCCGGCGTGGACGCACGCGGCGCCGCCGTGGTCGATGCCTGGTTCGCCCAGGCCCTGGACAGCGGCCTGGGCGAGCAATACCACCCGGTGATCAGCCGCCTGATCGCCGGCCATCACTGA